The Streptomyces sp. P9-A4 genome contains a region encoding:
- a CDS encoding ATP-binding protein — MRRSNLPAELNRFVGRAAEQAALAALLDTSRLVTVVGVGGVGKTRLALRAAHGVQKRYGDGVRLAGLAALRDDGLIEHALVEAFGLTDHTPRAPREVLLDHLAERRTLLVVDGFEHLVAPCAALVRELLEHAPGLTVLAVGRRPLRVAGEAVFPLAPLAEEDAVALLAERAAEAGAPALSGAGLAPLPSGTEAVRELCRRLDGIPLALELAAGRLPLLSAEQMLHRLDDRFRLLTDGARGALPRHQTLRTTIGWSHELCTPEERLLWARLSVFPGPFDLEAVEYVCGGPELPPELVLDLLGGLLAQSLLTREDAPVGPAYRMLDTVAAYGAEWLAALGDTERMRRRHRDWYMGLATWCELEWFSPRQAEVAVRTETALPHLRAALDLCLELPGDAHLAQHLAGTLWFAWVGCGRLSEGRHWLERALALESGHEEARLKALWVLGYVTVLQGDGTAAVAALHECGERARSSGNALAEAYATHRMGCLALLTDDLPRAEELIGRALVGYRELGELNSNVLMGQIEVALARAFRGDLEGAVARCREVREICEERGELWSRAYALYVLGYAAWTRGAYGEARELLTESVLINHTFRDLVGLVLAVELLALVTVYEGDPAEAAVLQGAAVPMWDTVGVRLFGSAAFDGPRTLCEQRATEALGPVAYGLAFREGQGLSAAEAVERALSAGRSPAIGGPAESSAPRPFRTARAAAVPGTRKPAGSPTGKGGEAAG; from the coding sequence ATGCGACGGAGCAATCTCCCGGCGGAGCTGAACCGGTTCGTCGGACGGGCCGCCGAGCAGGCCGCACTGGCGGCGCTCCTCGACACATCCCGCCTGGTCACGGTCGTGGGCGTGGGGGGCGTCGGCAAGACCCGGCTTGCGCTGCGCGCCGCCCACGGGGTGCAGAAACGCTACGGCGACGGGGTCCGGCTGGCCGGCCTCGCGGCCCTGCGCGACGACGGCCTGATCGAGCACGCCCTGGTCGAGGCGTTCGGCCTGACCGACCACACCCCGCGGGCGCCGCGCGAGGTGCTCCTCGACCATCTCGCGGAGCGCCGGACGCTGCTGGTCGTGGACGGTTTCGAGCATCTGGTGGCGCCCTGTGCGGCGCTGGTGCGGGAGCTGCTCGAACACGCTCCCGGGCTGACCGTCCTGGCGGTCGGCCGCCGGCCGCTGCGGGTGGCGGGCGAGGCGGTGTTCCCGCTGGCGCCGCTGGCCGAGGAGGACGCGGTGGCGCTGCTGGCCGAGCGGGCGGCGGAGGCGGGAGCCCCGGCCCTGTCGGGTGCCGGGCTCGCTCCGCTCCCCTCCGGCACGGAGGCCGTACGCGAGCTGTGCCGCCGTCTCGACGGGATCCCGCTGGCCCTCGAACTGGCGGCCGGGCGGCTGCCCCTGCTCTCCGCCGAGCAGATGCTGCACCGGCTCGACGACCGGTTCCGGCTGCTCACGGACGGGGCGCGCGGGGCGCTCCCCCGCCATCAGACGCTGCGTACGACGATCGGCTGGAGCCATGAGCTGTGCACCCCGGAGGAGCGGCTGCTCTGGGCGCGGCTCTCGGTGTTCCCCGGCCCCTTCGACCTGGAGGCGGTGGAGTACGTGTGCGGCGGCCCGGAGCTGCCGCCCGAGCTGGTCCTCGACCTGCTCGGGGGGCTGCTCGCGCAGTCGCTGCTGACCCGGGAGGACGCGCCGGTCGGTCCCGCGTACCGGATGCTCGACACGGTCGCCGCGTACGGGGCGGAGTGGCTCGCGGCGCTCGGCGACACGGAGCGGATGCGGCGGCGCCACCGCGACTGGTACATGGGACTCGCGACCTGGTGCGAGCTGGAGTGGTTCAGCCCGCGCCAGGCCGAGGTGGCGGTCCGTACGGAGACGGCGCTCCCCCATCTGCGGGCGGCTCTCGACCTGTGTCTGGAACTCCCGGGGGACGCGCACCTCGCCCAGCACCTGGCGGGCACGCTCTGGTTCGCGTGGGTGGGCTGCGGGCGGCTCTCGGAGGGCCGGCACTGGCTGGAGCGGGCGCTCGCGCTGGAGTCCGGGCACGAGGAGGCGCGGCTGAAGGCGCTGTGGGTGCTCGGGTACGTGACCGTGCTCCAGGGGGACGGTACGGCGGCGGTGGCGGCGCTCCACGAGTGCGGGGAGCGCGCGCGGTCCTCGGGGAACGCCCTCGCGGAGGCGTACGCGACGCACCGGATGGGCTGTCTGGCGCTGCTCACGGACGACCTGCCGCGGGCCGAGGAGCTGATCGGCCGGGCGCTCGTCGGGTACCGGGAGCTGGGCGAGCTGAACAGCAACGTGCTGATGGGGCAGATCGAGGTGGCGCTCGCGCGGGCCTTCCGGGGCGACCTGGAGGGGGCGGTCGCCCGCTGCCGGGAGGTCCGGGAGATCTGCGAGGAGCGGGGCGAGCTGTGGAGCCGGGCGTACGCCCTCTACGTCCTGGGGTACGCGGCGTGGACGCGGGGCGCGTACGGGGAGGCGCGGGAGCTGCTCACCGAGAGTGTCCTGATCAACCACACCTTCCGCGACCTGGTCGGTCTGGTGCTGGCGGTCGAGCTGCTGGCGCTGGTGACGGTGTACGAGGGCGATCCGGCGGAGGCCGCGGTCCTGCAGGGGGCGGCGGTGCCGATGTGGGACACGGTGGGCGTCCGGCTCTTCGGTTCGGCGGCGTTCGACGGGCCTCGGACGCTGTGCGAGCAGCGGGCGACGGAGGCGCTGGGGCCGGTGGCGTACGGCCTCGCGTTCCGGGAGGGCCAGGGGCTGTCGGCGGCGGAGGCGGTGGAGCGGGCGCTCTCGGCCGGCCGGAGCCCTGCCATCGGCGGCCCGGCGGAGTCGTCCGCCCCGCGTCCCTTCCGTACGGCGAGGGCGGCGGCGGTCCCGGGAACGCGGAAGCCCGCCGGCTCCCCCACCGGTAAGGGCGGGGAAGCGGCGGGCTGA
- the rpsD gene encoding 30S ribosomal protein S4, whose product MPNQSRPKVKKSRALGIALTPKAVKYFEARPYPPGEHGRGRKQNSDYKVRLLEKQRLRAQYDISERQMARAYDRAKKAEGKTGEALVVELERRLDALVLRSGIARTIYQARQMVVHGHIQVNGGKVDKPSFRVRPDDVVMVRERSRTKPLFEMAREGGFAADGETPRYLQVNLKALAFRLDRDPNRKEIPVICDEQLVVEYYAR is encoded by the coding sequence ATGCCGAACCAGTCCCGTCCCAAGGTCAAGAAGTCGCGTGCCCTCGGCATCGCGCTGACCCCGAAGGCCGTCAAGTACTTCGAGGCCCGCCCCTACCCGCCGGGCGAGCACGGCCGTGGCCGCAAGCAGAACTCGGACTACAAGGTCCGTCTGCTCGAGAAGCAGCGTCTGCGCGCCCAGTACGACATCAGCGAGCGCCAGATGGCGCGCGCCTACGACCGCGCCAAGAAGGCCGAAGGCAAGACGGGCGAGGCGCTGGTCGTCGAGCTCGAGCGTCGCCTCGACGCCCTGGTCCTGCGTTCGGGCATCGCCCGCACCATCTACCAGGCCCGCCAGATGGTCGTCCACGGCCACATCCAGGTCAACGGTGGCAAGGTCGACAAGCCGTCGTTCCGCGTCCGTCCCGACGACGTCGTGATGGTCCGCGAGCGCAGCCGCACCAAGCCGCTGTTCGAGATGGCCCGCGAGGGTGGCTTCGCCGCCGACGGCGAGACCCCGCGCTACCTGCAGGTCAACCTGAAGGCCCTGGCCTTCCGCCTCGACCGCGACCCGAACCGCAAGGAAATCCCGGTCATCTGCGACGAGCAGCTGGTCGTCGAGTACTACGCCCGCTGA